TCTCGACCGTCGCGGTGATTTCGACCGTTTCGCCCGCCGAGATGGTCGATTCGTTCAGCGAGATGCCGGCGACCGCGGTGTCGGCCGGCAGAGTCTCTTTGACCGTGAGGTCGCCCGCCGACGCCCCGCCGACCGCGACCTCGTAGCTACCGGTGGCCGGGGCGGTCCCGGTCAGGGTCACTTGCTTCGTCTCGTCCGCTGGCACTTCGACCGTCTCCGAGGCCGCCACGCTCCCGTTCAGCGTGAGGTTCACCGTCGCGGTCCGGGCCGAGGACCCGGCGTTCTCGACCGTCGCAGTGGCGGTCACGTCGTCGCCTTTCGCCACGGTCTGGGTGGCCAGTCCAGCCTCGGCGACCGACAGCGAGTCGCTCGCGCCGACCGCGAGCGTGCCGAGACTGTTCGTCGTCGCCTTCAGCCGCATCGCGTCGTCGGTGGTCTTCACGACCGTCGCGTTCAGTTCGGTCCACCCCTCCGCCGAATCGTGCTGGTAGACCGACACGTCGTCGGCCGAGGCCAACGCGCCGACCGCGGACCGCTGGACCGTGAACTCGACCGTCGCGTTCTCCACGCCCCTGTCGAGGTACTTGGCGTCCGTCTGGAGATAGGCCAAGGCCTCGTCAGCGTCGGTCAACTGCGGCACCCCGTCGGGCGACTCGGCGCTCGCCGCGGTCTCGAAGACCACGTGGGAGTCGTCTCGGGCGATGTCCACCGCCACGCGCTCGAACTGGACGCCGGTCTCGTTGGCGGCCTCGCTGGCGGGCAGGGTGGCCGTAATCGTCTCGTCGGACCGGGCGTTCCGCACGTCGATTTCCGCGGCGTTGGCGTCGGTCTGCTGGATTTGCTTCGAGACCGGCGGCGGACCGAGGCTGACGCTTCCGCCACCGCCGCCACCTCCTCCGCCGCCGCCGCCTCCGCCACCGGTCGCGGCGCGCTCGTCCCGTTCAATTTCGACCTCGGCGGTCGCGGTGTCGGTCCGATTCGTGTCGTCCACGACTGTCACCGTCGCGTTGTAGGTGCCGCCGTCGCCGTAGGTCGTGGTGACTCGGGGCGTCGAGGCGTTCGTAGTCCGGTCGATTTGGCCGTCGCCGTCGAAGTCCCAGCGGTACTCTACGACCTCGCCGCTGGCGTCGTTGGAGGCGCTGGCGTCGAGCGTAACTTGCTCGCCGGTCTCGGTCGCGTTGGCCGGGGCCGAGAGCGCGGCGCTCGGCGCGTCGGTGACGTTGACGGTGTACTGGCCGGACGCGATTTCGTTGCCCGCTGTGTCGCGGGCCACGACCCAGACCGTCGGCGTGCCAGTGGTCTCGAAGCGATGGGTCACGCTACTCTCGAAGGTCTCGGTCGCTCCGGCCTCGACGGTCTCGCGCTCGCCGTCGCTGAACCGGTAGGTCACGCTCGCCACGGTACCGTTGTCCGCGACCCGCGAGGAGACCTCGAACTCCTCGGTCGCCGAGACCTCCGAGGGCACCGAAACGTCGGTGACGGTCGGGTCCTCGCTCGGCAGGACCGTCAGCGGGACGGTGATGTTATCGACGTTGCCCGCGCCGTCCTCGACTTCGAGGGTGACGTTGACTTCGCCCGCAGAGCCGTAAGCGTCCTCGAACGTCGGGTCGGTGGTTTCGGCGTCGAAGCCGTCGCCGCCCGCGTAGTCCCAGCGGTAGGTCCGGATGCCGCGGTTGTCCGTGCTATTGCGGGCGTCGAAGGTCAGAGGCGCACCGGCCTCGACCTCCTCGGGGAGGGTCGCTCTCGCGGTGGGTGATTGGGTGTCCTCCTCGACGATTTCGACGCTCATCGTCTCGGTGTCGGTGTTGCCCGCGGGGTCGGTGACCTGCACCGAAACCTCGTAGGTGCCGGGTTCGTCGTAGGTGTGGCCGACTCTGGCGTCGCCGGTGCCGTTCGTCCCGTCGCCGAAGTCCCACCGGTACTCGCCGGTGAGTGCGCCGCTGTTGTCGGTGCTACCGGTCGCGTTCAGGACGATTCGCTCGCCGACGACGTGGTACTCGGGGAGGCCCCGGTCGCCGGGGTCCACGTTCAACCTCGCGGTCGGGGGTTCGTTCGGGTAGACCTCGACCGGAATCTCGGCCCCGTCGATGATACCGCCGGACGTTTCGACGGTCACGCTCGCCGTCCCGCTCTGCGAGGAGTTGTAGGTGTGGGTGACGCTCGGGTCGGTGGTGTTCAGTTCGGTCGTGCCGTCGCCGTCGAAGTCCCAGCGGAAGACCTCGACGCTCGCGTCCACGCTGGCGGTGAACGTCACGGATTCGCCGGCCTCTGGCGGGTTGCCGGTCGGACTCGGCGTGGCGCTGAGGTCTGTGTTCGGACAGTGGCGGCCCGCCTCGATGACGAGTTCACGGCTCATGTCGAGGCTCAACTGCTCGCCGTTCGTACTCCCGTCGTAGTGGCGGACCTGCCACGCATCGATGTTCGTGAACGACGACGGCGTGATGACGGTCTCGCGTCCGCCGAGGTTGTGGAAGCCGCGGTAGGCACCGCCGTCGGTGCCGCCCGACCCCCAGACCCAGTTGACCTCGAAGCGCCGGCCGTCCCGACTCGGCCGAAAGCTTTCGAGCGGTCGAGACGAGTACTCGGCCTCTTGGTGGCCGTATCGCGTCCCGCTGGCGTCGTAGTACTCGTCGTCCATGTTCTCGCGGGGGTACATGTCGTCGATGTACGCCCACTCGCCGTTGGGCAGGTTCTGGAAGGTCCAGTCCGCCGCGCCGCCGCCGGGCGCGGGCCGGAAGAAGCCGTCACCGGGGCCGTGTTCGCCGTTGTAGGGGTTGTGCGAGGCCGTACCGGTGGTCTCGTACAGTCGGTCGTGGCGGACCACGAGACTGACCTCGCCGTTGGGGTTCTGGTAGAAGAACATGTGACTCTCGCCGTTCTCGGACCAGTTGTAGAGACCGTAGGTACCGTAGTCCCACCCCTCGTTCCGGTACTGGTCGTTGAGGTACGGCGCGTAGTACTCGGTCTGGCCGACGGCGTGTTCGCTCCCGTCGGGGTAGTACCGATAGCGATAGTCCATGATGGACTCGATGGACTCGAACCCGTCCCAGTCGGGGTTCCGGAAGGGACCGGTCACGTCGGCCTCCCGAGGCTCCTCGTAGTCCTCGACTGCTCCTCTGACTTCGACTTCTGGCTCCATTTTCGGATGGTCGTAGGTGAACGCGCGGACCTCGTGGCACACGCCGGCTCCGGGTTGCCGAACCGTGTACCACGGGCCGCCGTGGTCCGCGCTCGCGGTGCCGACCAGTCCGACGATGCCCGTCGGGAGCGCCGACGTGACCAACAGCACCGTCAGCGCTACGCTCAGTATCGTGGTTTTATCGGTATCCATTACGCTACTGAGCTACCGTATTCCGGTATTTCCCTTTGTTATGGACTCTCTGGCCGGTATTCTGGAGCCGGCTAACGTCCGAAGACCGGACGTACCTGTCAGACAGCAGTTGGGTAACGGCCGATAGGAATCGGTTACGTGGTGTCCTCGCGGTGGATGAACATAGGAAATTGTTTTTATAAGAATTGTATTGCTGTTCGAAAGCATCATCTGTATTTTCGACATTTCGCTCGGTCGCGTCTCGGCCCCATCGATTAACCTCCTCGGCGTCGGACCCAGTGGCATGGTCGAACGCGAGTTCGGAGAGGCCACGGTCGTCTACGACGACCCGCACGACGAGGACCCGAGCGAACTCACCGTCCAGAACGAACACGTGGTCTACTTCCAAGACCACTGGTTAGTCAGGACCGGCGAGGACGACGACGGCAGAGACACGGTGCGGCGCATCCCCTCGGAACGGGTGTACTACGTCGAGCGCGAGGTCGAGCGGTTCGAGGACGAGGCGGCCACCCTGAAAGACCAGTTTCAGGAGGAGTTCGAGTCGGTCGCCAGCGACGTGGAGGACAAACTACCGACGGGGTAGCGCGAATCGGGGTGACTGTTTTTGAGGTCGTGAGTCGTTGCGTCGGTGGGATTTGTTGTATCGGCGGCTGAGAGTGTTGTGTCGGTAGGTGGCGAATGCTGTGCCGGGGGACGAGAGTGTTGTGCCAGCAGGTGCCGAAGGTGGAAAGGGAAAGGGAGCTAGTTTCAGGCTTGAGCCTCGGCGTTACCGCACAGCACCGCGACCGCGGGCCACACCCTCCCCAACCGATTGCGCTTCTCGGCTTCGCCTGCGATGCTCATCCACCGGCAGACAAACCGCGTCTGCCGAGCAGTCGGTCGTCGTCCGAGAGCGATGCTCTCGTGATCACGAAAATCTTCGATTTTCGAACGACTCCGCTCCCGACGACCTCGCGCGGTTGGCGGGGCCACAAGAGGCCCCGCCAGCACGCGCCGAGATTACTGTAAAATCCGTGTAATTTCTGAAAGCCTGCTCAGTAATCTCGCTTGATTTCCATCCCGTTCTCCGAGAACTCCGTCCCGTCGAGTGTCAGACTCTCGGTGTCGGTGTAGACGCCGACGAGGTTGTTCGTGACGATGCTGTCCGTGATTCGAACGTCGGTGGCCCGTTCCAGTCGGACGCCGTAGGCGTTCGAGAACGTCGTCACGTTCCGAATCGTGGCCGACCCGCCGGTCACGAGGAGACCCGAGTGCCAGTCGTCAACTTCCACGTTTTCGACCGTGACCTCCTCGGCGTCCCGGACGTGGACGCCCTTGGTGTGGCTTACTCCTCGGCCGTCGATGCGGTGGTCGCCGCCGTCGAAGGTCACGTCGTCGGCGGTAATCGTGATGCACGCCTTCGAGATGGCGGTCTTACCGCCGTTCTCGATGTCGGTCGTGAGGACGTACTCGCCGGGTTCGTCGATGGTGGTACACGAGTCGATGCCGGTCGGTGCCTGCTTGCTCGGACTCACTGCGCCGGACGGGACTCCTCCGGCCGGCCCCGCGCCGGATGGAACTGCGCCGACGACGGCCGACCCGCCGACGGCCACCGCGACTGCGACGAGGAGGACGCCCAATCCGCGTGCGTCTCGAACACTCATACTCCGGGCCACGACGGAGGGGTAGTTATACCCTCGCGGCGGTTCGACGCCGAACTGCCGCGAACGGAACGGTAAGGAGGGACTAATGGAGCGAACGGGAACCGTGTTCAGGGCCTCTGGCAGGCGCTATCCGGCGCGCGCCGGAGACCGGCGACGACCGACTGCTGGTCCGCCGGGGCGCGTTCGTTTGACTGTCAATCCGATACTGCACTCGCGGCCATCAGCGACCGTCGGTGCGGCACTCCTCGCAGACGGCCACTTCGGCCGAAATTGGTCCGTCCTTCGGAGCGACTGGTAAGACCGTTATCGGAACGTACTCCCGGCAGTACGCACAGCGTTCGATGGCCGCGATTCCCGTGTCCATACCTCTCCCGTCAAACCCATACTACTCAAATTTTACTCTGGCTGTCAACCTATAGAAATAAATCTTCTGGCCACCTGTTGGAAAAACAAGGACGGAATCGCGTGGAACGCAAGCCGTTTGTTCGTGGCCCGCTTAGCCCGCGTAGTGACCGATTCAGACGACCAGACGGGAGACGAGACGGCCGACTCGGCCCCCGAACGCGAGGCCGACCCTGACATAGCAGGCAACTCCTCGGCGTCCGACGACGCCGCCAACCGCGCAGACCGCGCAGACCGCGACTCCGCCGATGCGGGCGACGATGCCACCCGCGAGGAGGCCGAGGACTCGTCCGACACGGTGGACGTGGAGGATTTCCACGATGCAGTCGAGGAGTTCGGCAGGCCGGTCGTCACCGCCGAGGAAGTCGCCCGCGCCCTCGACTCCTCGCAGGCCGAGGCCGACGACGCGCTGGCCGGCCTCGCCGAGGGCGACAGCAAGGGCGTCGAGCGACTCGACGTGTCCAACGACCCCGTAGTCTGGTACCCGACCGACTGGGGGAAACTCGCCGACCGGGAGCGCGTCGTCGTCTTCCCCAAGCGCAGAGAACTCGTGGTGGACCAACCGACCCAGTTCACTCGGGCGCAACTCTCGCAGTTCGCTCACCTCGTGGACACCACCCGAGACGGCGGCTACATGTACGAAATCCGCCAAGAAGACGTGTGGTCAGCGCCCTTCGACGACTTCGAGGACCTCATCGGCACCGTCCGAGACGTGCTTCCCGACCGGTCTCCTCACCTCGAGGAGTGGATAGAGAGCCAGTGGAAGCGCGCCCGCCAGTTCGTCCTCCGGACCGACGACGAGGACGGCTACGTCGTCCTCGAAGCCGCAAGCGAGGACCTGATGGGCAACGTCGCCCGCCAGAAGTTGGACGCGGGCCAGTTGCGCGCTCCGCTCTCGGACACCGAGAGTTGGGTCGCCGAGGAGGCCGTCGCCGAGGTCAAGCGCCTCCTCTACGAGGCGGGCTACCCCGTCAGCGACGAGCGCAATCTCGAAACCGGTGAGGAGCTAGACGTGGACCTCGGCCTCGAACTCCGGCGCTACCAGCAGGAGTGGGTGAATCAGTTCGTGGAGCAGAAGGCGGGCGTCCTCGTCGGCCCGCCGGGAAGCGGCAAGACCGTGGCCGGGATGGGCGCAATCGAGGCGGTCGGCGGCGAGACGCTGATTCTGGTGCCGGGAAGGGAACTCGCAAACCAGTGGCGAGAGGAACTGCTTTCTCACACCACGCTCGCGCCGGACCAAATCGGCGAGTACCACGGCGGCCAGAAGGACGTTCGCCCGGTCACGATTGCGACTTACCAGACCGCCGGGATGGACCGCCACCGCCAGCTTTTCGACCAGCGCGAGTGGGGTTTAATTATCTATGATGAAGTTCACCACGTGCCGTCGAAGGTCTTCCGCAGGTCGGCGGAACTCCAGAGCAAGCACCGCCTCGGTTTGTCGGCCACGCCGGTCCGCGAGGACGACAAGGAGGAGGAAATCTTCACCCTCATCGGCCCGCCCATCGGGACCGACTGGGACGCGCTGTTCGAGGCCGGATACGTCCAAGAACCCGAGGTTCAGATTCGATACGTCCCGTGGGACGACGAGACCTACCGCCATGAGTACGGCACCGCGGAGGGCCACGAGAAGCGCCAAATCGCCGCGAGCAACCCGGCCAAGTTGGACGAGATTCGCCACCTGCGGAGTCGGCACCCCCACGCCAAGACCCTGATTTTCGTGGAGTATCTCGACCAAGGCGACGAGTTGGCCGAGGCGCTCAACGTCCCGTTCATCTCGGGCGAGATGCGCCACGCCCGCAGACAGCACCTACTGCAGGAGTTCAAATCCGGCGAGCGCGACACGCTGGTCGTCTCGCGGGTCGGCGACGAGGGCATCGACCTGCCCGACGCCGAACTGGCCATCGTGGCGTCGGGCCTCGGCGGGTCCCGGCGACAGGGCGCACAACGGGCCGGTCGGACGATGCGACCGA
This genomic window from Halorussus lipolyticus contains:
- a CDS encoding PKD domain-containing protein, with amino-acid sequence MDTDKTTILSVALTVLLVTSALPTGIVGLVGTASADHGGPWYTVRQPGAGVCHEVRAFTYDHPKMEPEVEVRGAVEDYEEPREADVTGPFRNPDWDGFESIESIMDYRYRYYPDGSEHAVGQTEYYAPYLNDQYRNEGWDYGTYGLYNWSENGESHMFFYQNPNGEVSLVVRHDRLYETTGTASHNPYNGEHGPGDGFFRPAPGGGAADWTFQNLPNGEWAYIDDMYPRENMDDEYYDASGTRYGHQEAEYSSRPLESFRPSRDGRRFEVNWVWGSGGTDGGAYRGFHNLGGRETVITPSSFTNIDAWQVRHYDGSTNGEQLSLDMSRELVIEAGRHCPNTDLSATPSPTGNPPEAGESVTFTASVDASVEVFRWDFDGDGTTELNTTDPSVTHTYNSSQSGTASVTVETSGGIIDGAEIPVEVYPNEPPTARLNVDPGDRGLPEYHVVGERIVLNATGSTDNSGALTGEYRWDFGDGTNGTGDARVGHTYDEPGTYEVSVQVTDPAGNTDTETMSVEIVEEDTQSPTARATLPEEVEAGAPLTFDARNSTDNRGIRTYRWDYAGGDGFDAETTDPTFEDAYGSAGEVNVTLEVEDGAGNVDNITVPLTVLPSEDPTVTDVSVPSEVSATEEFEVSSRVADNGTVASVTYRFSDGERETVEAGATETFESSVTHRFETTGTPTVWVVARDTAGNEIASGQYTVNVTDAPSAALSAPANATETGEQVTLDASASNDASGEVVEYRWDFDGDGQIDRTTNASTPRVTTTYGDGGTYNATVTVVDDTNRTDTATAEVEIERDERAATGGGGGGGGGGGGGGGSVSLGPPPVSKQIQQTDANAAEIDVRNARSDETITATLPASEAANETGVQFERVAVDIARDDSHVVFETAASAESPDGVPQLTDADEALAYLQTDAKYLDRGVENATVEFTVQRSAVGALASADDVSVYQHDSAEGWTELNATVVKTTDDAMRLKATTNSLGTLAVGASDSLSVAEAGLATQTVAKGDDVTATATVENAGSSARTATVNLTLNGSVAASETVEVPADETKQVTLTGTAPATGSYEVAVGGASAGDLTVKETLPADTAVAGISLNESTISAGETVEITATVENTGGETGEQNVTLTMFGEEVATRTVEVPGGETVEVTFVQKVDAGGNHTIEVNDRTAELSVTKSDDGGLGDRAPDVPGFGVGVTLVALLAAALLARMRN
- a CDS encoding right-handed parallel beta-helix repeat-containing protein; translation: MSVRDARGLGVLLVAVAVAVGGSAVVGAVPSGAGPAGGVPSGAVSPSKQAPTGIDSCTTIDEPGEYVLTTDIENGGKTAISKACITITADDVTFDGGDHRIDGRGVSHTKGVHVRDAEEVTVENVEVDDWHSGLLVTGGSATIRNVTTFSNAYGVRLERATDVRITDSIVTNNLVGVYTDTESLTLDGTEFSENGMEIKRDY
- a CDS encoding DEAD/DEAH box helicase family protein is translated as MTDSDDQTGDETADSAPEREADPDIAGNSSASDDAANRADRADRDSADAGDDATREEAEDSSDTVDVEDFHDAVEEFGRPVVTAEEVARALDSSQAEADDALAGLAEGDSKGVERLDVSNDPVVWYPTDWGKLADRERVVVFPKRRELVVDQPTQFTRAQLSQFAHLVDTTRDGGYMYEIRQEDVWSAPFDDFEDLIGTVRDVLPDRSPHLEEWIESQWKRARQFVLRTDDEDGYVVLEAASEDLMGNVARQKLDAGQLRAPLSDTESWVAEEAVAEVKRLLYEAGYPVSDERNLETGEELDVDLGLELRRYQQEWVNQFVEQKAGVLVGPPGSGKTVAGMGAIEAVGGETLILVPGRELANQWREELLSHTTLAPDQIGEYHGGQKDVRPVTIATYQTAGMDRHRQLFDQREWGLIIYDEVHHVPSKVFRRSAELQSKHRLGLSATPVREDDKEEEIFTLIGPPIGTDWDALFEAGYVQEPEVQIRYVPWDDETYRHEYGTAEGHEKRQIAASNPAKLDEIRHLRSRHPHAKTLIFVEYLDQGDELAEALNVPFISGEMRHARRQHLLQEFKSGERDTLVVSRVGDEGIDLPDAELAIVASGLGGSRRQGAQRAGRTMRPTGSARMYVLATRGTTEEDFARRRMQHLSEKGVRVTEQSAEAVEDRRP